Proteins co-encoded in one Arachis stenosperma cultivar V10309 chromosome 7, arast.V10309.gnm1.PFL2, whole genome shotgun sequence genomic window:
- the LOC130941798 gene encoding probable inactive receptor kinase At5g58300: MKFFQFPIFPFIILLSFILVVAADLNSDEQALLDFSSNVPHPPRLNWSATTPICTSWTGVICNANQTRVIGVHLPGIGLKGLIPSKTIGKLDALITLSLHSNGLRGNLPSDIFSIPSLQYVHLQHNNFSGLIPSFVSPKLVVFDVSFNNFSGSIPPTFQNLRRLTWLYLQKNSLSGVIPEFNLPMLKFLNLSYNNLNGSVPDSIKQFPYTSFVGNSLLCGPPLNHCSAISPSLSPSSSPVYQPLSPETNQNQKATASKERFGIATILALVIGGCAFLSLLVLFISVCCLKRKNSETSGILKGKTSCAGKTEVSKSFGSGVQAAEKNKLFFFEGFTNSFDLEDLLKASAEVLGKGSYGTTYKATLEDGTAVVVKRLREVVAGKKEFEQQMELVGRIGTHPNVVPLRAYYYSKDEKLVVYNYMPGGSLFSLLHGNRGIGRTPLDWDSRMKIAFGLAKGIAFIHSQGGPKFTHGNIKSTNLLITQELDGCITDVGLTPLMNTPPTMSRANNYLAPEVIESRKITPKSDVYSFGVILLELLTGKTPLGYAGYEDMVDLPRWVRSVVREEWTAEVFDVELLRGNYVEEEMVQMLQIALACVAKVAENRPRIDEAVRTIEEIRQPELRNRTSSDSESHVQTP; encoded by the exons ATGAAGTTCTTCCAATTTCCCATTTTTCCATTTATTATTCTGCTAAGTTTCATATTGGTTGTAGCAGCTGACTTGAACTCTGACGAACAAGCACTCCTTGATTTTTCTTCTAATGTTCCCCACCCTCCAAGGCTAAACTGGAGTGCAACTACTCCAATTTGCACATCATGGACTGGGGTGATTTGCAATGCGAATCAAACTCGTGTCATCGGCGTCCACCTTCCGGGGATTGGACTCAAAGGGTTGATTCCATCGAAAACCATAGGAAAACTAGATGCTCTTATAACCCTGAGCCTTCATTCCAATGGTCTTAGAGGAAATCTTCCTTCTGACATTTTCTCCATTCCTTCACTCCAATATGTGCATCTTCAGCACAATAACTTCTCAGGTCTAATCCCTTCTTTCGTGTCTCCGAAACTCGTTGTTTTCGATGTTTCCTTTAACAACTTCTCAGGCAGCATTCCACCAACATTTCAGAATCTTAGACGTCTCACATGGTTGTATCTCCAAAAGAACTCCCTCTCTGGAGTTATCCCTGAGTTCAACCTTCCAATGCTCAAATTCTTGAATCTGAGCTATAACAACTTGAATGGTTCAGTTCCAGATTCCATCAAACAATTTCCTTATACTTCTTTTGTTGGAAATTCTCTCTTATGTGGTCCACCTCTCAATCATTGTTCTGCAATCTCTCCTTCTCTGTCTCCATCTTCTTCTCCCGTTTACCAACCACTTTCTCCAGAAACTAACCAAAATCAAAAGGCTACAGCATCTAAGGAACGCTTCGGCATAGCTACTATTCTTGCTCTTGTAATTGGTGGCTGTGCCTTCCTCTCTCTTTTAGTTCTATTTATCTCTGTATGCTGCTTGAAGAGGAAAAACAGTGAAACGAGTGGAATACTTAAAGGGAAAACATCTTGTGCCGGAAAGACCGAGGTTTCAAAGAGTTTTGGCAGCGGGGTGCAAGCAGCTGAAAAGAACAAGTTGTTCTTCTTTGAAGGCTTTACTAACAGCTTTGACCTCGAAGATTTGTTGAAAGCCTCAGCTGAAGTTCTTGGAAAGGGAAGCTATGGAACAACATACAAGGCCACTCTGGAGGATGGAACAGCAGTAGTGGTCAAGCGGTTGAGGGAAGTTGTGGCCGGAAAGAAGGAGTTTGAGCAGCAGATGGAACTTGTTGGAAGGATCGGAACACACCCGAATGTCGTTCCCCTTAGAGCTTATTATTACTCCAAAGATGAGAAACTTGTAGTTTATAACTACATGCCTGGAGGCAGCTTGTTTAGCCTTTTGCATG GAAACAGAGGTATAGGAAGAACTCCATTGGATTGGGATTCAAGAATGAAGATTGCATTTGGACTTGCAAAAGGAATTGCATTCATTCACTCTCAAGGAGGTCCAAAGTTCACTCATGGCAACATCAAGTCAACCAATCTTCTCATAACCCAAGAACTCGATGGCTGCATCACCGATGTAGGACTAACTCCTCTAATGAACACCCCTCCAACAATGTCGAGGGCTAACAACTACCTTGCACCAGAAGTTATTGAGTCGAGGAAAATCACCCCAAAGTCTGATGTCTACAGCTTCGGAGTGATCCTCCTTGAATTGCTCACGGGCAAGACTCCGCTCGGATACGCTGGATATGAAGACATGGTTGATCTTCCAAGGTGGGTGAGGTCCGTGGTGCGTGAGGAATGGACGGCTGAAGTTTTTGATGTGGAGCTGCTAAGAGGGAATTATGTTGAAGAGGAGATGGTGCAGATGCTTCAGATTGCATTGGCATGTGTGGCGAAGGTTGCAGAAAATAGGCCAAGAATTGATGAAGCTGTTAGAACTATAGAGGAAATTAGGCAGCCTGAGTTGAGGAACCGTACTTCATCGGACTCCGAATCTCATGTGCAAACACCATAA